The DNA region GGTCAGTTTGGGTCCTCAGcacacatagttaaaaaaaaaaaaaaaaaaaaagctggatgtAATGGCACATGCCTGGTGTCCCAGCCCTGTCAAGACAGGCTGATCCCTGACACTCTGGGGAGAGCCAGTATTGCCTAATTAATGAGCGTGAGGTTCAGTTAGAAAACCTGCTTCAAAACCTAAGGAGGGAAGTGCATGAAGAAGGTACTCTGTGTCtacctctgccacacacacacatacacacacctacacacacacacacatgcatgcacatacacacacatacacacacacatgcacatatatacacacatgaaaacttatgccaaatatataattaatacataagtcattaataataagataaaagTTAGTTAAGTAATAAGTACTAATATTGAAGGAGTGTGTTCAAGGGCTTAGTGTACAGCTTAGCTTATTTGGAAAAAGGGAGAAGGATTTAATTTAGTAATTATTAGCAAAATTAACTTTAACTTAGGCTATGACCCTGAGCTTCTATCAGCACTGTTCAATATAGATATACTCCAAGCTGCATGGATCACTTTAAATTTGGAATAgccaccttttaaaaaataaaaatcagatcaAATTATCTTTAATCGTACATCTGATTTAATGCAATACATCTAAAATTTTGTCAATTTTAACACAGAATAAATACTTGGAAATGCTGAAAAATATTTTGCACTTTCCTATAAGCCTTTGAAATCCACATAGTACATGCCCAATCTGTCATTATGCTCTGATATCTTATCCAATGCAATAATTAACATAACATGTAATCCTTctgaaaacaaaaagggagatgGTTTACACAGTGTctggtgttttcattttctcaatttaaatcACATACAATTTTAAGATGAGTTACTGAGTCACACTGGCCAGCTTTCAGGAGCTCAGTGTACAGTGCACATAGGTCATGAGCAAGACACTGGGACTCACATCTAACAGCTCAGAGCTTAGCATGGTGCAAGCCTAGAAACAGCACAGGAGGCTGGGCCAAGGTCCGATCTTCTCTTACCTTGCAGCGGCCGATCCTTGAATCACTTCATATACAAAAACTCCAGAGCTCACATCAGGGAAATCTGGATCTTGCCTCTTCATTTCCTGAAGGAGGCTGGGAACAGTATGAAGGTTAGCAAACACAGCGGTCCCCTGAGGCCTGGAAAAAGATTTCCCCTAGGAGGCACAGAGCCTATCTCTTCCCCATCTGTTTAGCTCGAGACTGGCGGGCACCCAAGCAAATCCCATCCAACCAATTACAAGCCATTCCTGCTGTATGccgcctgccaccccaccccccctccTGTAGGCCAAGGCTTTGCATCTCCATACAACCAGAATGAAAGACTCTGGTCCAGGCAAAGAGAGACGCGGCTCTGCCACAAACAGAATCTGTGGTCACAAGGGCCACAAACAGAATCTGTGGTCACAAGGGTCCCcaaatgcttttgttttcctggtaAGGCTGTCACGTGATGGCTTGCACCTCTGAGACAGAGTTACCCAATGCTTACTTCAGAGTGAGGGGCAACATTCGAAGACCCAGGTATTTCTTCTGCAAAGGAGCCTTTCCTGGAAAGGAAAAGCATGATGTATAACAACATAACTTGTTTCCATTTGGCACAACTTAAAGAGACCGCCTAGATCCCAGAACCTCTTGTTAGTACATCTGCTCTTGTATACCATCTGCTTCAGAGTATATGATGTGGTCAACACAGACACATCTCCAGCCAATGACTTCATTTCTAAGCTGTACACTACAAGCATTTTGGTGTATGTCTCAGATTGAGTTTTGTGCTCAGTCCCCCAATATGGTCACCCAACCCCTGTTACAGATCTGAGAGCCAGTTACTCAACGCCATAAAAAAAGCCATGCTCTACCAGGTGGGAGTGTGCATGAAAAGGGGCTGGGTCCTCCAACCCCCTCACCTTTCAACTGGCGCTCATGATAGTCTTCCAGGAACTGTCGGATCCGATCTGAGGGGATCGCAAAAGAGATCCCTGCAGTTACCTTCAGAGTGTTTATACCAATCACATCGCCATCCTAGGAAGAAGAAACTTGCTGTTATGTCACTGCTCCCTACTAACTGAACCACGAAACATAGGGACAAGCAGAGGAGAATAGGTCAAAacgggaggggtggggggaaatgCACTTCTTCATCGGGGGAAGCAGATGTCCTCTTCCAGGGTAGTTAGAGTGACCAGGGACAGGAGTGGCACTTTATGGATACAGAAGTTGCACATGTTCAAAAAGTCAATGGAGTATGTTTTtgagaacaagcaaaagaaacttgtTCTAAGTAACaccatttcattttcagactCCATAGTTAGTCCCAGGCCCTAGAGGAACTGGAGACTTCCCAATAGCTGAACCATTTCTGTTATGAGGAAACACTTATCTGAGTCCCAGACAGCTCAGAGACAACTTGTAAGGAGacagttgtctgagtccagacAGGACTCCTACTCCTACTCAAGGACAACCACTCCATCATCCTAGCAGGGTCGAActaagttcatgttcccaggcccGGGAACCACCTCCCATCCTCATTGATGGAAACTCCCTTGCCCAACTCTTTGTCAAGATATGATTGGACAATGCTACAGCCTACCCAGCTCCCCCTCTCTTTATGGTTCATCCTTTAAATGTGCTCTACAATGTCTCTTCGAGGTCATAGTTCAGCTCCGGAGTCTGTTCTGAGGCCCTGGTCTATCAGTAGCAGCTTGATTGCAATAAATTTTTGTCCTCCGCAGTGACCTggtgtttgagttatttttatggATGTATGTTGGATTGAAGTGGATCCCAGGACAGTTTTAGTCACTAGCTCAATTTGTATTGTAGTAAATTACATTAACTTTTAAAGGTGAGCTACAGTTTACACTTTGATACAAATAAGAAACACAGGATACCAAGGTGGCACACACCCccaaaatcctagcacttgataggtagaggcaagaagattaagagttcaaggtcatgttcaACTACATATTTGAGTTCCAAGCCAAATagggctctgtctcaaaaaaaaaaaattaagtaattaattacaACCCCCCACAAGAAACATTTGCCTCTTTATTACTTAAAGGAAGCTAAAAATAAACATGCGAAAGACAAAAGCTGTTGGATTGTTGCTAATCAAAATCAGTTGACCTTCATGAACCATGGTCAGCTAAACTGGTCCTGTGAAGTAGAAAATACCCTTCTGCTACTGCCCTTTGCCATTCCTTAGCCATTGTTAGGCAAcaagaacaatagaaaaaaatacttcTGGTCATTATTTAAATACAGATGGCAACTTAGAAATTCTGGAGTATGACCTGAAATTCTATATCCCAGGCCTACGATACAAACTCGTTAGGAagatgggcacacacacacacacacacacacacacacacacacaaacaaacacatacacacacaaaaatgcataTAGTGCAGAGCAGGAACCACTCTGTTGATGATGCTGCAGCTCAATgccagagtgcttgcccagcatgtgcaaggccctagtTTCTATCCCAGAACTATCAGGGGTAATGTCTGAAAAGGAAGTAAAGGCTCAAGGACTTTTTCAGAAGCTCAAGGCTAAGAGTACTGTACTCACTCCTCTACACGTTAGTGAGCACCACGAGTAGAGGCAGTGGTTAAATTAACAATAACATACTCAGCAGAACCATGGATTCTGGTTATGGCTGTTCTGCCATCTGTGAGCAGGCTGAAGGCTAAAATTCCAGAATTATATAATCAGTGTGTGTTGATGAGGAATAGTTCATATGCAAAAGCAAGGGGTTCTCAAGAATGTACACAACATGACATAGTTGGTCTTCTGGTTTAAGCCTGAGATTAATCTCCTGGGTAATTATCCAATGGCAACAGGAAGCATGTAAAAGATGAAAAAACTCTGATGCCGCAGCCAGGGCTCTGGTGCTCTGAGCGGAATGAAATCACATACAACGAGATAAACCCATCAGGAGCTCTAAAGTTTTCCTTAGCTATTTACTAAAGacccccaaataaaaagacaccaTTCCTTCATCTCTCTAGAGACTGTCACCTAAGTCTACACTGCAGATGTTAAAACATGGTTAAAGTTTAGAAGAAATATGAAGCAGCAAGGAAAACGGCCACTTACCAAGTTCACCAGCGGACCCCCAGAATTTCAGCCACTTACCAAGTTCACCAGAGGACCCCCAGAATTTCCGTGCTAAAGGCAAATTGACAGAGCCATCAGTTAGCAAATCGATACATTCCTCCACATCACTTATACATAGTTGCTAATGAGTTTTACCAGAGTAGCTGGTTTCTCCCAGGCAGGCAAAAACATGCCCCTTACCTCCCTAATCCTAAAGTTGGGGTGGGTACAGGGCAAAGCAAAAGGACCCTACACTGTATCGCAGCAGCGACCTCTACAACAAGCCCTGAGCATGTGCTGCTTACATCAAACACTCAGCTCTGGCAGCAGGGCATCCAACTCCACCCCGCCTTAAGGTTAACTCCTGAGAGNNNNNNNNNNAAGGGGAAAGAGATCACTCTAAAGCCTTCTTCTTGCTACATCCTGGCAGTATCTTCTGACCTCCCAGAACATAATGTAAGACTCCCAGAGTGACTTACATTAATGATGGCATCTGTCTGGATATAGTCGATGTCTGAATCCTTCAGTCCCAGCTCTCTGCCGCCTCTCTGGGTGGTGCTGACAATCCCTGCAGTCACCGTGTTCTGAAGAGAAAACGGACTGCCCAAAGCCACCACAAACTCTCCAGCCCGGAGGTCAGAGGACCTTCCCAGCAGCAGTACTGGAAGCTCCGTCTGAAGAGCAAAAATGAGAAAGATCTAGTTGACCTGGTGGCAGTGACAGGTCAAACAAGCAATATCTGCTGACGGTGACACTGGCCTgaaccagcacacacatgcatgcacgcgtgtacacacacacacacacacacacacacacacacacacacacacaggtccttCCTCAGAGTCAGGTCCCACCAAACTCTCTCTTTAATCAGATAGTCCAGATCATCTCTAAGACTGAAATTAGTACTTCTAGctgctagggagatggcttagaaCAGTGGCGCTCGAAACCTGTGTGTCACGGctgctagggagatggcttagaaCAGTGGCGCTCAAAACCTGTGTGTCACGACCCCCACAGGAatagcatatcagatatcttacatatcagacatttatattacaattataatcatagtaaaattacagttttgaagtagcaatgaaatgatttttatggttgggggggtcatcacaacatgaggaactgtattagagggtcacagcattagaaggcTGAGAGCCGCTGGCTTGCAGGCTAAGAGCATatggtgctcttccagagaatccataTTTGGTTCCCTGTACCTCTGTTGGGCAGTCCACAACCAcctccaactccagctccagggaatacAACTTCCTCTTCCGGCCCCCACGGGCACTTACACTCacttgcacaaacacatacacataattaaaaataaaataaaatttaaaactgaagtTGTGTAGAAACTATTATAAGTGATCAGGAAATGGCTGGCATTAGAGATTCACTCAGGCCCATTCCTGCTCAAACATTTCTTGTCCGAGTCTCGTGATAACAGGACGGTGATAACAGAGTAGCACTTCTCAAACTGGGCTGTGTTTACAAAACTCCTAAGGGCTTATCAGAATTCAGGCTCTGGTAGATCTGGATGGGTCTGGGATCCAGGATTTCTAATGAACCCCCAGATGCAGACCATGTATCTACAGCAAGGAGCTCAAAATGTTCTTagcaggggttggagagatggctcagtggctaagagcactgactgctcttccagaggtcctgagttcaattcccagtaaccaccggtggctcacaaccatctgtaatgggatctgatgctctctggtgACATTGCTAcagtacattaaataaataaatagataaataaataaataaataaatctttttttctctttctggattttttttttttttttgagacagagtttctctgtgtagccctcctcgaactcactctgtagaccaggctggcctcgaattcagagatccacctgcctctgcctcccaagggctgggattaaaggcgtgcaccaccatcgcccggcaataaatcttttaaaaaatgttcttagcaGGGTTGAATACAGTGCAAATGAGTTGTCCAAAAGGTACATCCTTTGAAGAAGAAATCGTATGAGGGAAAGCGAGGAAAGTGGGGAGTAGCATTACTAGACAACTAATAGAGATTGTTGAGGATATATTGATGGGtaacagaaaataaagcaaaaatgtgAAGAGGGAGTGAATCCCTTGGCCAGGCCTCCTCCCATGAGGCTCCCAGTTTGGGTTTCCTGTTTGTCATGGCTGAACATCTGGCTTCAGACTTCTCATTCCTGCTTTCTGGTGGCAGTGACAGGTCAAAAAGACTGGAGTCATGCTGGGTGGACCCTTGGACCCTTGGACCTGACTACAGGTACAGAGCCCTGTGGATGGACCAGGAATCAAGCTAGGGTTTGCAAGTACTGAATGTGTACAAGATCTCCTCATTCCCACCCAGGCAGGAGTTCTCTGACGAGGTGGCTACTGTAGACCTCAGCTATTGGCCCGAGTAGGCCTCAAGACCTTGATGCCTGAGAGCCAGGTAGGAGCCAGAGTGGAAAACAACTTGAGGGGATCTCCCCTGGGCCTTTAGCTACCCACCCAGGTACCTCAAAGGCTGAGGAAGTGAAGTAGAAACCAAACCCTCCAGGAGTCCCAGGACATAGAAGCCCTACAGAAAGACCTGGGACACTCCACCAAGCTGCTAAAACTGACATGGATAAGGCTGGGGTGTGCCCAGGCTGATGTGGGGCGCCTGGGCATTCTCTTTGGAAAAATGTTCAGCCGCTTTGAAGCTCTGCAACTCAGTCTCAGAGTTGTGTGAGCTGTGGCTCCTGCTGCAGAGATGAGCAGAggaaactgattttttaaaaaagcgaGGCCGGGCGGTGAggaaactgattttaaaaaaaagtgaggccaggcgatggtggcacaagcctttaatcccagcacttgggaggcaaaggcaggcggatttctgagttcaaggccagcctggtcNNNNNNNNNNNNNNNNNNNNNNNNNNNNNNNNNNNNNAAAAAGCAAGAACACAGAGAGCCTGGTACAGGCCCACAGGAATATCAAGAATGGACTGAGAGGAAGCCTACCTGCAGCAGGTCAGCTCCAGTGCAGAGCAGCCATGGTGGAGGAGGATGCGGTCTAGCCCGACTCTGTGACCCATGCCAGAAGGGTAAACAACCAAGCATTGTCCCCAAAGGAAGGAGTATGAGGCTGTAGGTTATCCTTTCCTCAGGGACTAGGAGGAGCTGTGTCCTTTCCTGTAAACTAGTGCTTCTCAACtgtcctaatgctgcgaccctttaatacagttcctcatgttgtggcgaccaacaaccataaaattatttttattactacttcataactgtaatcttgctagttatgaatcataatgtaaatatctgattgatatgcaggatatccgATATGTAACCCTTTTGGGGTCTTTGAACAAAAGGGGTTGTGACctacagtttgagaaccactgctgtgtATAGATAGAGTCCTCTTGGTAACCCAAGCTAAAGGAGCCCTGACTTTACAATGCTGTATCTTGCCACCCCTCTTCATGAGGATGAGCTTTCCCTTCCATCTCTGTCCTCACTCTGGGCTCTCCTATACGTTGCAACTAAGTCACTTGTCCTGCCCAGGGATCGGGGGAGGGCTAAAGGAAAGTGGGAGAAGCTATGGGAAGAGAACCCGGGGCTGTACCACCCCAGCTTTGGGGAGTAAGTTCTTTATTTACTGAGGAGAGATTGGAATCACAGCAGATAGGGGCAGAAGTGCAGAGGGAGGTGTTTGAGGGGACATGAGGGTCAGGGATACTCTAGATTTTAATCTCCACATCACTCATCACTGTGttcttgaagaagaagaaggagaagaagagaagaaggaggaggagggggggggaggagggggaggaagaggaagaacaacaacaacaacaacaatacaataacaacaagaggagggggagaatgagaacaagaagaaaggagaaagaagaaacaagaggaagaacaaaaagaagacaagaagagaggagagggaagaaggaggagaagagggagagggagagaagagagagaagattaaagggagagggagaagaagaagcagcagcagccaccgcCTGAGATACTGGGGGATGAGATGCGGTCACATACCCTACATACAAAGAAAAGGCATGGTGAAAAACTACAAAAGAATTCCAGCATGAACTGTGAAATCCCCAAATGTGAAGACACTGACCCGGCTCTCTCAGGTACTCACATTTGGCTCGATCTTAATCAGTGCGAGGTCCAGTTTATGGTCGATGTCTTTGACCGTGGCTTCATACTGGGCCCCGCTCTGGAGTTCTACCTGGATTTTCTGCTGGTTGGTGAGGACGTGGGCATTGGTGACAATGAGCCCATCCTCAGATACTATGAATCCGGAGCCGCTGGAGGAAGGGATTTCCTGGTTGGTGAGAGGCGACCTGTTCGGGAAGAAGACAGTAGTGTGAGCAGAGGGGCAGGAAAATCAGGGAGTCCGGCCTTTGTGAGTCACAGGAAGCCTCACATTTATCAGCTATATTTCCAGGAGTTTTCTCATGCATTTACTCTTGCCTTACCCACTTCCATGTTCTTTGTGAGCTGCCTGGAGCTCGTCCTGGCTATCTTTTCTGGACACACCTGAGATCTGGATGCAGGCCGCTGTTTCCTCCTTCAGATCAGTGTGGGAACCTGATGCGAACAGGCCAAACCTGGTGCTAACCCTGTCCCCACACTACTGCCACAGTGTCAGAATCTAGCTCTTAGATTCTGTGCCAACTGGCTTTGTGACACAGAACACATTAAAGTTTGCTCTCTACCTGGGTTTCCTTGTATGCAAGAGAGGGCTAAGGCTAAGCTAGACCACCAAACGCTCACTAGCTCCTACAATCAGCCTTAAGTCTTGCTTGTGGGATACCGAGGACAAAGAAACACCAGTCCACCAATGTGCACTGCCGTAACTAACTTCACTTTAGAAGCCAGAATCCTTGCGCTTGGCTCTCCTCTCTTTAGCGAAATAATTCAGCAATTCAGGTCTCCCGCGCGCTTCGCGGAACCCTACTGCCTACCTACGCCCCAGCCAACTCTTTGAATCTGGGTTTCCTCCCTGCGGGTTTTAACGGTCAGATAAGCGCAGCCAGCAGGTGAGGGAGGGAGTTGGCCCTAAGATGTGACCTTTACCTGCGGAACAGCTGCAAGTGAACCACAGAGGGCGCCACCTTCTCCACCACTGCGGCGATAAAGTTGTACTTTCTCCGGAGCCGCCCTGCACTTGTGGTCCCTGTGAATAAATGGTCCACGGTAAATGGGTCCCTGGATGCAGATGTCACATCTCAAAATTCCCCAGCATCTCTCCCATCCCTCTTTCTCTGCAGGTTCTCCAGACTGGGAGATGAAAGGACCCACCCTGTCCTaccagagggaagaaaaggagaagaaaggaaagcccGGTGGCAGCCAGGAAAGAGAGCACATCAACCAGGCAAGAACACCAGGAACAACCACAACAGGTTGAATCCCTTGAGCTGGCGAAGGGAAGCCAGTTGAGTTCGCGAGCGAGCGAACTCAGAGCACTCCCTCCCCAAGAGGAAAAGTACAAGTGTCGGGGATCGCCCGCGCCCCGCTCACCTGCGTCCCCGCAGGCACCCTTCTGCACTGGCACGGCGGGGAGCGCGCCCCGCTGGCGAGCGGCTCGGTTCTCCTTGCGGAGCGCGCACAGGCTGGGGTAGGTGCGTCCATCGCTGCCGCACACCGCCGCGCCCTCCGCACCCTCCGCGCAGCCGCAGGTCCCCAGCCACGCGCCCCCCGAGGGCTCCCGGGAGAACGGGGCGCCGCAGCGCAGCCCCGGGGCGCACGGCCGGCCCCGCGCCCCGCCACACTCCTGGCCCTCGGCCGCGGCGCACACTCGGCAGCAGCCGCAGCGGTCGGGTACCGGCGCCGAGCCGGCCGAGCAGGTAGACAGAGGCGGGCAGCGCGTGGGATCGCAGGCATCGGGGCAGGGCAGCGAGACTCTGGATCTTCTGGCCTCGGCCCACGGAACAGGCACGGCcggcagcagcagccacagcaggagAAACTGTGTTCGCACAGCCCACAACCGCTGGGACCTCATCTTGCTCCCTGACCTCGTCGATTCTACTTTTCCAGTTCACTCTGGACCCAAAACGGGACTAAAATCCTGGCCTGGATGCTGCCTCTGCCAGCCTCTGGACTTTATAAAGGACAGAGTTTGGCtcacttctacacacacacacacacacacccacacacacacacccatatactaCCCACCACCCATGCCATCCCAGGTTAAGGGCCATCCACCCCTAAGCCATGAAGGGAGAGTCTACTCTAAAACCAGTCACGGGGCAAGGGAGAAACGTGACCACCCACCCACGGCCACGAGATCTGACCAGGAAAACACACAACCAGATTTCCCATTTcacatgtttttattataaaacgAGCAACCAAACAGTTTTAGAAAATGACGTTTGCTACATACCAATTAGGAGCTCATACAACGTAAGAAGCTGGAGTTTCCATGGACTAAGCTCAGTGCTTGCGGGAGGTGTTTCACGGCTCAAACACTGGCTCAAACGGGGCGTGCTACACCTTCATAAACAGAGGATCCAGCGGCCACACTGTCTGTTTTTGCCAACTATTCACTCGATTCAACGCCTACCTGGTATAAGTGACAATAATTGACTCCGGCAGGCaataacacacagagagaccaggGACTGAGGAAAACAGACTttagagggggtggggggagttaaACAGGCGACCTGGGAAGCCTAATTTCAAAATCACTGCAGTTTGCTACCAGATGGCTGTTTATTTGGTTGACACTGAAAACAAGCATCAAGTCCACCGCTCAGTTACCAGCCCGCTGCTTACTCGGACGGTCATGTTAGTCCTGAGTAGAAAAGGGGAAACCAAAGCAAACCTGCTTCCAGTAAACTAGAACAACGAACTTTAAATCTTCCCAGAGGCCAGCATTCTACTGGAAATAGAGCTGCCACTCCGCCGCTTTGACCAGAGGTCCCTCTCCAGTCTGTGGTCTCCCATATCCTCAGCATGGTTCACAGAATGAAAAAGACATACTATTTTTGTCGACTATCACCTGACCCTGGGTAAGCAAGTCCATCAAACCTTTTAAGAGTAATGGATAGGGCCTACTTCAGCGACAGAGAACACAGACGCCGAAGCTTTATAGAAGGACCCAACCCCAgagactgcttctatttcacacAGAAAATGCCATACCTTATAATCCAGAAATCCCTTCGGATTTATCCACATTCTATGTTTAACCAGAAACCCCCACCGCATCACACCTTATTCTCCGACATAGGTCTGTCAGATACATGGAAAACTAAAAGTTTATGCGCCCTCTTTGGCTCACATTAAAATACTGTCATAGGCTGgatatgatggcacatgcttgtaatccaagcactctggaaactgaggcagcaggatAACNNNNNNNNNNTACTGACAGAAGAGGAATTCtgaaaaaagaattgaaaatttaaatgttttgagGCTTCACAAAGATAATTATATTTTCCAGGCACCGATTATTAACAATGTTCTAACTTGGAAATCTCATGTATTAGCTGGTTAGGGTCACTAAAACTCTGTACTTTCACTTTGTTGACATAATCTAAACTGCAATGTGTTTAATCTAACATGATCTCAAAATAGGTACTGAGACCTATCGCCTTTCTGTAACGACCGTGGACTCGTTGATGCAGCAGTAATAGCCAAGCAAAGAGTTTCTAAGTGAGGGACAGACAGATTTTGCAATCTTAAAGCCAAAAGATGACATCATTTCCGTGAGCCAGGCCATGTTCAAGGCCCGCCAGGAGTTCCTGGTTTATTTTCCTTAGTTCCTCATCTCACATTGAGCAATTCTGTTGAGCAGCCAAAGAATTTTCTTGGGGAAGATTTTAAGCTGAAACCAGAGACAAAGGGCACTGACTTTCGAAGTAGGTTGTAACCTTActcactcataaataaataatccctGAACCCcgaaaaccaaaacacacaaaagatTTTTTAGGGGGTGGGAGACACACAAGATCatggacagaaagagaaagaagcccgttgatttttgtctgtttttacatCGGGATCACAAGGCCAGACTTATAGTAGAGACAGCTCCCACACACGGAGTCTTCAGGGTGGCAACAGATTCAGAGTCACTGTCACATTTGAAAGAACACACTTCCTCTCACCCTGTAGAGCTTTATGCctgttttttgcttttgcattaaCTATGGACACAGAGTGCTAACTAGCTTAAATAAAAATTCCTCCTACTCTCTTCTTAGAGCcacaaatttctaattaaaaacagGGTTAATTTACCTAGAGGATAAAAGTTACGCAGGTAGGTATGAGCTGTATGCTCTCTCCTTGTAGGAAATGAGCATAATTTTCTGGTAGCACGGCTCACTGAAGGCTGATAGAAATGCCCCCGAAGGCACTGGAGAGAGTATCTTGCCCAGTGGAAAAAGCCACACCCTAAATTTTGGGTGGAAATCTAATCTTCTAAACTCTTCTAGAACCTAGGAAATTCCTAGCCAACAATTCATCCTCTGATTCAATTTCTTTATTCCCAGTTTCTATTCCATGAAAAATGtgagtattgaaaaaaaaaaatcatgtttgagTCT from Mastomys coucha isolate ucsf_1 unplaced genomic scaffold, UCSF_Mcou_1 pScaffold22, whole genome shotgun sequence includes:
- the Htra4 gene encoding serine protease HTRA4, which codes for MRSQRLWAVRTQFLLLWLLLPAVPVPWAEARRSRVSLPCPDACDPTRCPPLSTCSAGSAPVPDRCGCCRVCAAAEGQECGGARGRPCAPGLRCGAPFSREPSGGAWLGTCGCAEGAEGAAVCGSDGRTYPSLCALRKENRAARQRGALPAVPVQKGACGDAGTTSAGRLRRKYNFIAAVVEKVAPSVVHLQLFRRSPLTNQEIPSSSGSGFIVSEDGLIVTNAHVLTNQQKIQVELQSGAQYEATVKDIDHKLDLALIKIEPNTELPVLLLGRSSDLRAGEFVVALGSPFSLQNTVTAGIVSTTQRGGRELGLKDSDIDYIQTDAIINHGNSGGPLVNLDGDVIGINTLKVTAGISFAIPSDRIRQFLEDYHERQLKGKAPLQKKYLGLRMLPLTLNLLQEMKRQDPDFPDVSSGVFVYEVIQGSAAASSGLRDHDVIVSINGQPVTTTTDVIEAVKDNDFLSIIVLRGSQTLFLTVTPEIIN